A region of Aquila chrysaetos chrysaetos chromosome 13, bAquChr1.4, whole genome shotgun sequence DNA encodes the following proteins:
- the ENAH gene encoding protein enabled homolog isoform X5 yields the protein MKVYKPPVILQGRNGPKLDRLLSQLQEQQRQKELERERLDRERMERERLERERLERERLERERLEQEQLERERQERERQERLERERQEKERQDRERLERLERERQERERQEQLEREQLEWERERRISNAAPSFDNSPYSTPLPEYSSCQPPSAPPPSYAKAVSAPMSEATPEYAVVTSAPPTSTPPTPPLRHSASRFATSLGSAFHPVLPHYATVPRPLNKSSRPPSPVNAPATLPPNTKPVAWSAPSFAPLPPSPPVMISSPPGKATGPRPVLPVSASNPVTQTSTSPTASNGLPENLAYPVPSPSTSGPTPPPPPPPPPLPSFPPLSLSGPQASPSPNSPNASTPSSKPSVLPSPSAATPASVENSLNSVLGDSSASEPVLQAASQPIEPTTQQGVVQGPPAPPPPPPLPPGPAQSSVAAPPPPGPPPPPPLPPSGPPPPPPPPPPLPSQVPPVPLPPPAPPLPASGFSVGFVSEENRPLTGLAAALAGAKLRKVSRGEDSSSSSGGGGGSASSKTESGRGNGPLPLGGSGLMEEMSALLARRRRIAEKGSTEPEQKEDKTEESESSTSKVSSTSTPELTRKPWERTNTVNGSKSPVISRRESPWKNLLASENRFYDSLNRPKSTPTGQPSANGVQSEGLDYDRLKQDILDEMRKELTKLKEELIDAIRQELSKSNTA from the exons GCAGTTGCAAGAGCAACAGAGGCAGAAGGAGCTGGAACGGGAGAGGCTGGATCGTGAACGAATGGAACgggagaggctggagagggagaggCTAGAAAGGGAAAGACTTGAAAGAGAGCGTCTAGAACAGGAGCAACTGGAGAGAGAACGGCAAGAAAGGGAACGGCAAGAGCGCCTAGAAAGGGAGAGACAAGAGAAGGAGAGGCAGGATCGAGAAAGACTGGAACGACTTGAACgggaaaggcaagaaagagaACGGCAAGAACAGTTGGAAAGGGAACAACTGGaatgggagagagagagaagaatttCAAATGCTG CTCCATCTTTCGACAACTCCCCGTATAGCACTCCACTTCCTGAATACTCCAGTTGCCAGCCTCCTTCAGCACCTCCTCCATCATATGCAAAAGCAGTCTCAGCACCAATGTCGGAGGCCACACCGGAGTACGCTGTAGTGACTTCTGCACCACCGACTTCCACTCCCCCTACACCGCCTCTAAGGCACTCTGCATCACGTTTTGCTACATCTTTAGGCTCAGCTTTCCACCCTGTTCTCCCCCATTACGCTACGGTTCCTCGTCCGCTGAACAAAAGTTCTCGGCCCCCTTCTCCCGTCAATGCCCCGGCGACTCTGCCTCCAAACACAAAGCCTGTTGCCTGGTCTGCGCCCAGTTTTGCCCCCCTTCCCCCGTCTCCTCCAGTAATGATAAGCAGTCCCCCAGGCAAAGCTACTGGTCCGAGACCTGTCCTCCCAGTGTCGGCTTCTAATCCAGTGACCCAAACGTCTACGTCTCCCACGGCTTCTAACGGGCTTCCTGAAAACCTGGCTTACCCGGTTCCTTCACCTTCTACCTCAGGTCCAACTCCGCCTCCGCCACCTCCCCCCCCTCCACTGCCTTCCTTTCCGCCTCTGTCACTCTCTGGACCTCaagcttctccttctcccaaCTCCCCGAATGCCTCGACTCCCTCATCCAAGCCTAGtgttctcccttctccctctgcagctACCCCTGCCTCTGTTGAGAACTCTCTAAACTCTGTGCTGGGAGACTCCTCTGCTTCTGAGCCAGTCTTGCAGGCAGCCTCTCAGCCGATTGAACCTACGACCCAGCAGG GTGTTGTCCAAGGACCAcctgcacctcctcccccaccgCCCCTACCCCCTGGCCCAGCTCAGTCCTCAGTAGCAGCCCCACCTCCTCCTggcccaccaccaccacctccacttCCACCTTCAGGgcctccgccgccgccaccgccaccTCCTCCGCTTCCTAGCCAAGTTCCTCCCGTTCCCCTtccacctcctgctccccccctccccgcctctgGATTTTCAGTGGGATTTGTGTCCGAAGAAAATCGCCCTTTAACTGGACTAGCAGCTGCACTTGCTGGAGCCAAACTTCGGAAAGTCTCACGG GGTGAAGACTCCTCCAGTTcaagtggaggaggaggaggctctGCTTCATCTAAAACAGAGAGTGGCCGTGGAAATGGTCCGCTtcccttgggaggcagtggGCTGATGGAAGAAATGAGCGCCCTGCTAGCCAGGAG GAGAAGAATTGCTGAAAAGGGATCAACAGAaccagagcagaaggaagataAAACT GAAGAATCAGAGTCTTCAACGTCTAAAGTTTCTTCAACAAGCACACCCG AACTAACAAGAAAGCCTTGGGAAAGAACAAATACAGTGAATGGAAGCAAGTCACCTGTTATCTCCAG ACGGGAATCTCCATGGAAAAATCTGCTTGCTTCTGAAAACAGGTTCTATGATTCATTAAACAG ACCAAAATCTACACCAACGGGGCAACCCAGTGCCAATGGAGTACAGTCAGAAGGTCTAGATTATGACAGATTGAAGCAG GACATTTTAGATGAAATGAGGAAGGAGTTAACGAAATTAAAGGAAGAACTCATTGATG CTATCAGACAGGAACTCAGCAAGTCGAATACTGCATAG